From a single Pempheris klunzingeri isolate RE-2024b chromosome 2, fPemKlu1.hap1, whole genome shotgun sequence genomic region:
- the rbck1 gene encoding ranBP-type and C3HC4-type zinc finger-containing protein 1 encodes MASEVTPQVTLTEAEELALSLGEALSSGDGQESAKLCQRLSQLCLPVSVSIKSQAYPQDSIRLWVGVEDAQSETYIPVTVVVSSDMTIAQLKEKFSHDYGFTPSLQRWVIGKRLAQDRDTLYSHGVRQTGDKAFLFILSAHAAHLTRQQHNQDQEQQRIEGIVESMEVMQLFPRGLGGGGGEKMAPPPETQLIPPPLPPKPKPAKPTPAVPPKPQLGWECTQCTFLNKPTRPGCEMCGEERPEQYEVPGVYQPDQQEILRIQQEELAMLQYEQAQQEERERNYLYLLATEEQNLIPNTTETDCPICFSTLEPGDGIVLRECLHSFCRECLKGTIVNSQDAEVSCPDNCDSKLLDREIKALLTEEEHQRFLELRLSIAESRSEHSFHCQTPNCQGWCVYEDDVNEFHCEICDNINCILCRAIHTDMNCKDYQDDLRIRAENDQAAQQTKQMLESLLQNGEAMKCPRCDIIVQKKDGCDWICCLMCKIEICWVTKQARWGPKGHGDTSGGCRCRLNNQPCHPNCQNCH; translated from the exons ATGGCCTCTGAAGTTACACCGCAAGTCACTTTAACGGAGG CTGAGGAGCTGGCCCTCTCCCTGGGCGAGGCCCTGAGCAGCGGGGACGGCCAGGAGTCAGCCAAGCTGTGCCAGAGGCTCTCACAACTGTGTCTTCCAGTGTCTGTCAGCATCAAGAGTCAGGCCTACCCTCAGGACTCCATCAG GTTGTGGGTTGGAGTGGAGGATGCTCAGTCAGAAACTTACATCCCAGTCACTGTTGTGGTCTCCTCTGACATGACAATTGCACAACTTAAAGAGAAG TTCAGCCACGACTACGGGTTCACCCCCTCGCTGCAGCGTTGGGTGATCGGGAAGCGGCTGGCCCAGGATCGGGACACGCTGTACAGCCACGGCGTCCGTCAGACCGGAGACAAGGCCTTCTTGTTCATCCTCTCCGCACATGCTGCTCATCTCACACGGCAGCAACACAATCAGGACCAGGAGCAACAACGCATAGAGG GCATTGTGGAGTCAATGGAGGTGATGCAGCTTTTTCCCAGAGGGCTGGGCGGAGGTGGTGGTGAGAAGATGGCTCCTCCCCCAGAGACTCAactcattcctcctcctcttcctcctaaACCTAAACCTGCTAAACCCACACCTGCTGTGCCTCCTAAACCTCAG ttgggCTGGGAGTGCACTCAGTGTACATTCCTGAACAAACCAACGCGTCCTGGTTGTGAGATGTGTGGAGAGGAGCGACCAGAGCAATACGAGGTGCCTGGCGTCTACCAGCCAGACCAGCAGGAGATTCTTCGAATACAGCAGGAAGAGCTGGCCATGCTGCAGTACGAACAG GCTCAGCAGGAGGAACGAGAGAGGAACTACCTGTACTTGTTGGCAACAGAGGAACAGAACCTTATTCCCAACACCACAGAGACGGACTGTCCCATCTGCTTTTCTACCCTGGAGCCAGGAGACGGCATCGTGCTCAGAGAGTGTTTACACTCCTTCTGCAG GGAGTGTTTAAAAGGGACAATAGTGAACAGTCAAGATGCTGAGGTTTCCTGTCCTGACAATTGTGACAGCAAGCTACTGGACCGAGAGATCAAAGCG CTGCTCACAGAAGAGGAGCACCAGCGGTTTCTGGAGTTGCGTCTGAGCATCGCGGAGAGCCGCTCGGAGCACAGCTTTCACTGTCAGACTCCCAACTGTCAGGGCTGGTGCGTCTACGAGGACGACGTCAACGAGTTCCACTGTGAAATCTGCGACAACATCAACTGCATCCTCTGCAGG gccaTCCATACTGACATGAATTGCAAGGACTACCAGGATGACCTGCGCATCCGAGCAGAGAACGACCAGGCGGCTCAGCAGACTAAGCAGATGCTGGAG AGCTTGCTACAGAATGGGGAGGCCATGAAATGTCCACGGTGTGACATCATCGTGCAGAAAAAAGATGGCTGCGATTGGATCTGCTGTTTGATGTGCAAGATAGAAATCTGCTGGGTGACCAAACAAGCTCGCTGGGgaccaaaa GGCCATGGCGACACATCTGGGGGCTGCAGATGCCGATTGAATAATCAGCCTTGTCATCCCAACTGCCAAAACTGCCACTGA
- the tbc1d20 gene encoding TBC1 domain family member 20 isoform X2 has protein sequence MNPTGRFRQYWDTRRKRKIADITQALSVSPVDVAALRRMAISEGGLLTDEIRCQVWPRLLNVPLSVLDQEPEMVERENNKDYNQVLLDVQRSLRRFPPGMPDEQREGLQEELINIILRVLKRNPQLHYYQGYHDIVVTFLLVLEERLATALVEKLSTHHLRDFMDPTMDNTKHILNYLMPIIERVNPEVHDFMQQAEVGTVFALSWLITWFGHVLSDFRHVVRLYDFFLACHPLMPIYFAAVIVLYREEEVLECECDMAMVHHLLSQIPQDLPYETLISRAGDLFVQFPPSELAKEAASHESMASSTFKDFDLASTQQRPDSVLRRRRRQKQAALESTATSSAVAQPSAARRFVRLAVMGLTVALGAAALAVVNTALEWAPKLDLFP, from the exons ACTGGGACACCAGGCGGAAGCGGAAAATCGCGGATATCACACAGGCCCTCAGTGTGAGTCCAGTGGATGTGGCAGCTTTGAGGAGGATGGCTATCAGTGAAGGAGGGCTGCTGACTGATGAGATACGATGCCAAGTCTGGCCTCGGCTTCTCAACGTCCCCCTGAGCGTGTTGGATCAAGAGCCAG AAATGGTAGAGCGGGAGAATAACAAGGACTACAACCAGGTGTTGCTGGATGTACAGCGCTCCCTGCGGAGGTTCCCACCTG GTATGCCGGATGAGCAGAGGGAGGGTCTTCAGGAAGAGCTAATCAACATCATCCTCCGAGTTCTGAAACGTAATCCACAGCTGCACTACTACCAAGGATACCATGACATTGTTGTCACTTTCTTATTGGTCCTGGAAGAGCGCCTTGCAACTGCTCTTGTGGAAAAGCTCTCCACGCACCACCTCAG GGACTTTATGGATCCTACCATggacaacacaaaacacattcttaACTATTTAATGCCCATCATCGAGAGGGTCAACCCTGAGGTTCATGACTTCATGCAACA GGCTGAGGTGGGTACAGTCTTCGCCCTTAGTTGGCTGATCACCTGGTTTGGCCACGTCCTGTCAGACTTCCGCCATGTTGTCCGGTTGTATGACTTCTTCCTGGCCTGCCATCCATTGATGCCCATCTACTTTGCTGCTGTG ATTGTGCTgtacagagaagaggaggtgttGGAGTGTGAGTGCGACATGGCCATGGTTCATCACCTGCTGTCCCAGATTCCACAAGATCTGCCATATGAGACACTCATCAGCCGAGCAGGAGACCTCTTTGTCCAGTTCCCTCCATCTGAACTGGCTAAAGAGGCCGCCTCACATGAAAG CATGGCATCCTCTACCTTTAAGGACTTTGACCTTGCGTCCACTCAACAGCGGCCAGACTCTGTCCTCCGTCGCCGACGCAGACAAAAACAGGCTGCACTGGAGAGCACAGCAACGAGCTCAGCAGTGGCCCAGCCTTCAGCAGCACGCCGGTTTGTTCGGCTGGCTGTGATGGGTCTGACGGTGGCTTTAGGGGCAGCAGCTCTGGCTGTGGTCAACACTGCCCTGGAGTGGGCCCCCAAACTGGACTTGTTTCCTTGA
- the tbc1d20 gene encoding TBC1 domain family member 20 isoform X1, which produces MDTSRSGEIMKSSTSVGASSPVNGKQGNDWDTRRKRKIADITQALSVSPVDVAALRRMAISEGGLLTDEIRCQVWPRLLNVPLSVLDQEPEMVERENNKDYNQVLLDVQRSLRRFPPGMPDEQREGLQEELINIILRVLKRNPQLHYYQGYHDIVVTFLLVLEERLATALVEKLSTHHLRDFMDPTMDNTKHILNYLMPIIERVNPEVHDFMQQAEVGTVFALSWLITWFGHVLSDFRHVVRLYDFFLACHPLMPIYFAAVIVLYREEEVLECECDMAMVHHLLSQIPQDLPYETLISRAGDLFVQFPPSELAKEAASHESMASSTFKDFDLASTQQRPDSVLRRRRRQKQAALESTATSSAVAQPSAARRFVRLAVMGLTVALGAAALAVVNTALEWAPKLDLFP; this is translated from the exons ATGGACACATCAAGAAGTGGTGAAATAATGAAGAGCTCTACAAGTGTTGGTGCCTCGTCGCCTGTGAATGGAAAACAGGGGAACG ACTGGGACACCAGGCGGAAGCGGAAAATCGCGGATATCACACAGGCCCTCAGTGTGAGTCCAGTGGATGTGGCAGCTTTGAGGAGGATGGCTATCAGTGAAGGAGGGCTGCTGACTGATGAGATACGATGCCAAGTCTGGCCTCGGCTTCTCAACGTCCCCCTGAGCGTGTTGGATCAAGAGCCAG AAATGGTAGAGCGGGAGAATAACAAGGACTACAACCAGGTGTTGCTGGATGTACAGCGCTCCCTGCGGAGGTTCCCACCTG GTATGCCGGATGAGCAGAGGGAGGGTCTTCAGGAAGAGCTAATCAACATCATCCTCCGAGTTCTGAAACGTAATCCACAGCTGCACTACTACCAAGGATACCATGACATTGTTGTCACTTTCTTATTGGTCCTGGAAGAGCGCCTTGCAACTGCTCTTGTGGAAAAGCTCTCCACGCACCACCTCAG GGACTTTATGGATCCTACCATggacaacacaaaacacattcttaACTATTTAATGCCCATCATCGAGAGGGTCAACCCTGAGGTTCATGACTTCATGCAACA GGCTGAGGTGGGTACAGTCTTCGCCCTTAGTTGGCTGATCACCTGGTTTGGCCACGTCCTGTCAGACTTCCGCCATGTTGTCCGGTTGTATGACTTCTTCCTGGCCTGCCATCCATTGATGCCCATCTACTTTGCTGCTGTG ATTGTGCTgtacagagaagaggaggtgttGGAGTGTGAGTGCGACATGGCCATGGTTCATCACCTGCTGTCCCAGATTCCACAAGATCTGCCATATGAGACACTCATCAGCCGAGCAGGAGACCTCTTTGTCCAGTTCCCTCCATCTGAACTGGCTAAAGAGGCCGCCTCACATGAAAG CATGGCATCCTCTACCTTTAAGGACTTTGACCTTGCGTCCACTCAACAGCGGCCAGACTCTGTCCTCCGTCGCCGACGCAGACAAAAACAGGCTGCACTGGAGAGCACAGCAACGAGCTCAGCAGTGGCCCAGCCTTCAGCAGCACGCCGGTTTGTTCGGCTGGCTGTGATGGGTCTGACGGTGGCTTTAGGGGCAGCAGCTCTGGCTGTGGTCAACACTGCCCTGGAGTGGGCCCCCAAACTGGACTTGTTTCCTTGA